Part of the Williamwhitmania sp. genome, GATGTTACGTAGGTAACCAACGTAACATCCTTACCCTCGTTAAGTATCTCAACGGCTATCGACTAAAGGAGCGACGACCTGAAAATATGGGGGAATATACCGTGCCGCTTGGTGTGCCAGAGATACTTAACGAGGGTAAGGATGTTACGTTGGTTACCTACGGTTCTTGCGTGCGCATTGCACAGGATGCGGTGGCTCAGCTCAAAGAGTTTGGCATTGGTGTGGAGTTAATCGACGTGCAAACGATGCTACCCTTCGACATCAATGGCGTTATTGTTGAATCGCTGAAAAAAACCAGCAGGGTTGTCTTCTTCGATGAGGATGTTCCCGGTGGAGCTACGGCTTACATGATGCAGAAGGTGTTGGAAGAGCAGAAGGGATTTCGTTACCTCGATTCGGAGCCACGCACCGTTACTGCTCGCGACCATCGGCCTGCCTACACCACTGATGGAGATTACTTCTCTAACCCAAATGCGGAAGATGTGTTTGAAACCATTTATGGCATTATGCACGACGCTAATCCAAAACGGTTCCCCACTCTCTACTAATTTTTTAAGATGATAATCTTATGTGACGATCGTAGAAAATTACGGTCGTTTTTTTATAAAGTCTCCTTACCAAATTTTGTTATTATAACCCAGATAGCTAGCGTTCCAACGGGGTAAAGAATCCATGTAGAGATGCCAAATGATGCTGGAAGAATTCCGAATACCAACGATATGCCTGCAACCGTTAGTGCATAGGGCATTTGGGTATTCACGTGGTTTATGTGGGTGCAACCGCTGGTTAGCGAGCTGAGAATAGTTGTGTCGGAAATTGGGGAGCAGTGGTCGCCAAAGACCGCCCCGGCAAGTATGGAGCTAATTACACCGTAGAAAAGGTTGATGGAGATATCGGCATTGAGTCCGTGCTGCTGGTTAATCATCCATGTAGCTGGTAGGATGAGCGGGTATAGAATGGCCATGGTACCCCACGATGTTCCGGTGGAAAAGGAGATGGCTCCAGCTAAAATAAAGGTAAGCGCGGGCATAAGGTAGGGTGATACCTTTGCCTTGATGAGTAATCCGCTAATGAACTCCGCAGTGTGCAGCTGCTGCGTCATGCTGGCAAGTGCCCAGGCGAGCACCAGTATCAAAATCGCTGGTAGCATAGTTTTAATGCCGTTAATCAGGGCATCAATGGACTGGCTGAGGTTGAGTAACCGCTGGGATAGGGTAAGCATCATGGCGGCAACTACGCCTGTAATCGACGACCAAAGGAGCGCCTTAAATGAGTCGGCACCACCAATAATGGTCAGCAATTTTTCCCAGAAGGTAAAGTGTGAGTCGCTCCACAAGCCTGGCTTCCATCCAGTGTAGATTAGGGCTCCAAAAGTTCCCAAGATTACTATTAGCACTGGGATGGCGGCGTTGTACCATCGTGGATTTATCGAGGATTCCTTCACCATTTCGCCAGTTATACCCACGTCGTTGTTATCGTAGGTGATTTCGCCTGCCCGTGCCTTTTGTTCAAATTTGAGCATTAACCCAAAGTCGCGCTTCTTCCAAATAAGCACAAACATAAATATGATGCTGAAGATAGGGTAGAAGCGGGTGTTTAGCGACTTGATAAAAACGGCGTAGGCGCTTTCGTGGATACCTACGCTGTTGAGCCCCTCTTGGATGTAGCTGAGTTCAATGCCTATCCATGTGGTTATGAGGGCAAGTGCTGCAACTGGGGCTGCTGTAGCATCCACAAGGTAGGCCAGTTTTTCCCTCGAAATCTTAAGCCTGTCGGTTATGGGCCGCATAGTGGTACCCACAACCATGGTGTTAGCATAGTCGTCGAAGAAGATGGCAAGCCCCAAGAGGTAGGTAATCATTTGGCCCGAGCGAGGCGTGCTGGCTCTCTTTGCAAGAGCATTCACAATGCCACGCATTCCACCATTGAGGGTTACAAGGCTCACCATGCTACCAATGAGCAGGGAAAATACGATAATGGAGGCGTGGTTGGAATCGGCTAAAGCGTTGATAATATAGGTATCCACAATGGAGAATATGCCCTTAAAGAGTGCCACCAAGGCGTTGCTCCCGGCGTAGAAGTGCATGGTGGCGGCACCAATTAGCAGTCCAAGGAAGAGAGAGGTAAACACCTCTTTTAAAACCAACGCTAGGGTTATGGCTAGCAGTGGAGGAATTATGGAGAACCAGAGAGGGATGGGGTTCACCTCCGTGTGTTGGCTCCATGAGCCAACGGTAACCGTGACAGTTTCCTTGCTCCGAAAGGATAAGCTAATGCTTCCTTTCCCATTTTGGAGGGCCACTCTCACCGTCGTGTCAGCCGTTGTAACCGTTGCAAAGTTGTGTGCTGTGCCTATCATTGTGCTATCCACCGAAATATTGAATGCTCCTGGAATCTCCTTAACTAGAATCCACGGTGCTTCAATGGTTATGGGTTGATGTTTTTCGTTGGTGGTGGCATTGGCTGATGCAGTAAAGGTTATAATGCCAAAAATGGTGATGCAAAGCTGTTTAAACATATCCCATGAAAATTTGCTTAATGTAGCAATTTTGATTTTTGGCGAGGTAGGGTAGAGGGCAATTATTCACGTTTTTTTTTGAAAATTGCACGTTTACTGGTTTTTTAGGTCAAAAGATAGTGTATGTGCGATTTAGAATAAAAAAAATCCTTAATTTGTGCTAAGAAAGTAAACCTGTATGCCAATAGAGAATCACGACTTCTTTAAGGTTGAACATTCCAGGATTCAACCTGCTCAGGGAAGAGTGCTGGTGTCGGATCCTGCACTAAGTGACTTTTACTTTTCCAGAGCGGTAGTGCTGCTTACCGAACATAATGAAAAGGGCACCATCGGCTTTGTGCTAAATAAGCCCATTCAGGCTTCTCTTGATGAACTTCTAAAAGATTTTCCTGAGTTTAAGGCGCACGTTTCGGTGGGTGGCCCAGTCAATCCTAATTCGGTTCATTTTATTCACACCTTAGGAATGCAAATTCCAGGAGCTGTGCACATTTTTGCCAATCTCTTCTGGGGAGGCGAGTTCGAAGAGTTGAAGGGGCTGATTAGGCAGGGTTTAGTAACGTCACATCAGGTGAAGTTTTTCTTTGGATACTCTGGCTGGGCTCCAAAACAGCTTATAACCGAAATGAAGTTGGACTCTTGGGTGGTTTCCATTCTCGATTCCGATATGATTATGGAGCAAGGTCGAGACATGTGGAAACAGGCTGTAGAAAATTTGGGGGAGGAATTTAGAGTTTGGCTCAACTACCCTGAGAATCCTAATATGAACTAGCCTGCAAAGGTTGCAGTGGTAAGTGCTGTCAGCAATCTTTTAGCCGTGTTGTTAAAGTAGCGCCTATCCTTATAGCCCATCACCCAACGAATCCCGTTTACTGCATTTGTGAGGAATATTTCGTCGGCCTGTAGAAGCAATTCAGGCCCAATTGCAAGATCGGTTTTTACTTTTAAACCAAGTGTTGGTGCCAAACCAATAATTATCTTGCTCATAATGCCATCAACACAACCCTGCTCAATTGAAGGGGTGTAGAGCGATTTTCCTTTAACCAGAAAGAGGTTGGAGCTTGTTGCCTCAACAATCTTATTATCGGTGTTTACCAAAAGACAGTCGCCAAGGTCATTGCTTTTCTTGAATTTTGATGCCATGACGTAAATAAGGGCGCTGGTGGTTTTGAGGTTAGAGAGGACGTTAACCGGTTTTTTGAACTCAGTGAAAAGGTCAATAAAGAGTCCTTTCTCGTTCAGCTGATATTTATCCTGCTCAAGAGGTAGCGCTTCAATGGTAAACGAAATGTCATCGTACTCTGGAGTATAAAGCCCACCCTCCTTACGAAATACAGATATCCTAACACGAGCGCTGCCAAATATTCTCATTTTATTCAGCAACTTAACAACAAGCCCAAACAGTTGTTCCTCTTCAAAGTAGAGAGGTTTAGTCATGCCCAGAATCAGCATGCTTTTTACGAGCCTTTGGTAGTGAAGTGAAAAATGTCGGGGTTCCGTTCCATAGGCGTGGATGGTTTCAAAGAGCCCATCGCCATAGCAGAAGCTCCTGTTTTGAAGTTTCAACACCGGCTTGTCAGGGTCGAAGAAATCGCCATTGACGCAGCACCAGCTTTTGTACGATCGCAGTTTCTCCATGTGTTAAGGGATGTTTTTTATTCCGTCAAGAAGGTTTCCGTTGGTTCTCACAAGAATACCCTTGACTCCTGCGGCTTTGGCGGCTTCCATGTCGCGAGGGCTGTCTCCAAGAAAGAACGATTCCTTGAGATTGATATCAAACCGTGCTGCCGCTTTTTCTAACAGTAGTGGCTGTGGCTTTCGACAGAGGCATCGGCTGGTGCTTTCGTGGTGAGGGCAGTAGTATATTTCGTCGAATTTTATGTTCCAAGGCAGAAGTAGTCGTTGCAACTCCTCGTGGAAGGCATCCACCTGTTCGCATGTGTATTCTCCTCTTCCAACTCCGCCTTGGTTGCTAATAACGATGAGCAAGTAGCCCTTACTTGCCAGCATTTGTAGTGCTTCACCCACGCCTGGGTTTAGCATACAGTCTTCTACTCTGTATACATAGTAGTGCCCTTCGTCGCTGTTTAGCACGCCATCCCGGTCAAGAAATACCGCCTTATTCACTTTTAGTTTTCATTTTGTTGATAACTGAATCGCATAAATTAAATGCTACAATGTATACTAAATATTTCTCTGAGCGTGGTTTATGCCTTGCTATTGATGAAGCAATCCAATGCCCGTAAGAAAGTAAATGTAGAACTTAGGATTCATTAGTAGTGGGAATAGTAGTCCAAAGATAGCACCCAACAGGTGAGCATCATGGTTAATGTTGTCCTTGCCCTTGCGGCTCATATACTGTGAGTAACCTAGGTAAAGAATACCAAACACGATTCCTGGTATTGGGAGCAGAAAGAAGAAGAGTAACTTCCCCATTGGATCAAAGAAAATGGCTGTGAAGACCACCGCCGAAACGGCACCCGATGCCCCAATGGAGGTGTAGGCGGGGTTGTTCTTGTGCTTTTTCAGTGTTGTTAGTGTCGAAATAAGAATGCCACCTAGGTAAAGCGTGAGGTAGCTTACATTGCCCGAAAGTATTAGCTCTTGGGCCTGAAGTTGTGAAAAGATATGTTCAACGTAGGTGCCGAACGACCACAGCACAAACATGTTTACCCCAAGGTGGATGTAGTCGGCGTGAATAAACGCATGCGTAAAAATACGGTAGTACTGCTTGTTATGGACCACATCGAAAGGGGTAAGCTTCATCCTGTGGAATACCTCTTCGTTGTTGAATGCCCATATTGATACAAGGGAAGTAACTATAATGATGATTGTGGTTATGTTCATTTTACGTTTTAGATGTAAAAAATTTTAAGAATTAACTCCTGCAGTAAATCGCCGTCCGATGATGTATTGCCACCCCACCCTTTGGACTTCATGTCGTATTCTCGCAAAAGTGCAATAATCGCCACAGCTTTGGTTGGATTAAAGTTTTGGGCTGCCAGCTTATAGTCGTTCACAAAAAAGGGGTTTACCCTGAGCTTTGCTGCCACATTATCCTTCGACTTGTCCTTCAGTAGATTGTAGATGAGAACCTTGCTAAAGTGGTTGAATAGTGAAATAATGGTCAGCACAAATGGGTTATCCTTTGGGTTGCGCTTGAAGTAGTCGGCAATCAGCAGGGCTTTGTGGAAATCCCTGGTGGAAACGGCTTTGTTCAACTCAAAGGTATTGAAATCCTTGCTTATACCGATATTCTGAACCACATTGTCGTCAGTTATTGTCTTGCTTCCCTCTGGCAACGTGATGATCAGCTTTTCCAGCTCGTTAGCAATCTTTGAAAGGTCATTTCCCAAATACTCCTTTATTAGAAATGCTGCCTTTTCATTAATGCCAATACCCCTCGCTTTTAGGTAAAGGTTCACCCACTGAGGGATGTCGCTATCGTATAGCTTCATCGACTCAAATACCTCTCCAATTTCGGCACAGCGCTTAATGAATTTTGTTCGCTTGTCGAGCGCCTTATGCTTAGCCGCGATAACCAAAATGGTTGATTTTTGTGGAGACTGTACGTATACCTCTAGATCGGTAATGTTACGTATGTTCTGTGCCTCTTTTACTATCACCACCTGATAGTTGGCCATCATTGGAAACTTGCGTGAGGCATTAATTATTGCTCCGGCATCTACATCTTTGCCATAGATTATCAGTTGGTTAAATGCCTTCTCTGCCTCACTCAAC contains:
- a CDS encoding transketolase C-terminal domain-containing protein gives rise to the protein CYVGNQRNILTLVKYLNGYRLKERRPENMGEYTVPLGVPEILNEGKDVTLVTYGSCVRIAQDAVAQLKEFGIGVELIDVQTMLPFDINGVIVESLKKTSRVVFFDEDVPGGATAYMMQKVLEEQKGFRYLDSEPRTVTARDHRPAYTTDGDYFSNPNAEDVFETIYGIMHDANPKRFPTLY
- a CDS encoding Na+/H+ antiporter NhaC family protein, whose amino-acid sequence is MFKQLCITIFGIITFTASANATTNEKHQPITIEAPWILVKEIPGAFNISVDSTMIGTAHNFATVTTADTTVRVALQNGKGSISLSFRSKETVTVTVGSWSQHTEVNPIPLWFSIIPPLLAITLALVLKEVFTSLFLGLLIGAATMHFYAGSNALVALFKGIFSIVDTYIINALADSNHASIIVFSLLIGSMVSLVTLNGGMRGIVNALAKRASTPRSGQMITYLLGLAIFFDDYANTMVVGTTMRPITDRLKISREKLAYLVDATAAPVAALALITTWIGIELSYIQEGLNSVGIHESAYAVFIKSLNTRFYPIFSIIFMFVLIWKKRDFGLMLKFEQKARAGEITYDNNDVGITGEMVKESSINPRWYNAAIPVLIVILGTFGALIYTGWKPGLWSDSHFTFWEKLLTIIGGADSFKALLWSSITGVVAAMMLTLSQRLLNLSQSIDALINGIKTMLPAILILVLAWALASMTQQLHTAEFISGLLIKAKVSPYLMPALTFILAGAISFSTGTSWGTMAILYPLILPATWMINQQHGLNADISINLFYGVISSILAGAVFGDHCSPISDTTILSSLTSGCTHINHVNTQMPYALTVAGISLVFGILPASFGISTWILYPVGTLAIWVIITKFGKETL
- a CDS encoding YqgE/AlgH family protein; the encoded protein is MPIENHDFFKVEHSRIQPAQGRVLVSDPALSDFYFSRAVVLLTEHNEKGTIGFVLNKPIQASLDELLKDFPEFKAHVSVGGPVNPNSVHFIHTLGMQIPGAVHIFANLFWGGEFEELKGLIRQGLVTSHQVKFFFGYSGWAPKQLITEMKLDSWVVSILDSDMIMEQGRDMWKQAVENLGEEFRVWLNYPENPNMN
- a CDS encoding aminotransferase class IV — protein: MEKLRSYKSWCCVNGDFFDPDKPVLKLQNRSFCYGDGLFETIHAYGTEPRHFSLHYQRLVKSMLILGMTKPLYFEEEQLFGLVVKLLNKMRIFGSARVRISVFRKEGGLYTPEYDDISFTIEALPLEQDKYQLNEKGLFIDLFTEFKKPVNVLSNLKTTSALIYVMASKFKKSNDLGDCLLVNTDNKIVEATSSNLFLVKGKSLYTPSIEQGCVDGIMSKIIIGLAPTLGLKVKTDLAIGPELLLQADEIFLTNAVNGIRWVMGYKDRRYFNNTAKRLLTALTTATFAG
- a CDS encoding HAD family hydrolase is translated as MNKAVFLDRDGVLNSDEGHYYVYRVEDCMLNPGVGEALQMLASKGYLLIVISNQGGVGRGEYTCEQVDAFHEELQRLLLPWNIKFDEIYYCPHHESTSRCLCRKPQPLLLEKAAARFDINLKESFFLGDSPRDMEAAKAAGVKGILVRTNGNLLDGIKNIP
- a CDS encoding rhomboid family intramembrane serine protease; translation: MNITTIIIIVTSLVSIWAFNNEEVFHRMKLTPFDVVHNKQYYRIFTHAFIHADYIHLGVNMFVLWSFGTYVEHIFSQLQAQELILSGNVSYLTLYLGGILISTLTTLKKHKNNPAYTSIGASGAVSAVVFTAIFFDPMGKLLFFFLLPIPGIVFGILYLGYSQYMSRKGKDNINHDAHLLGAIFGLLFPLLMNPKFYIYFLTGIGLLHQ
- the holA gene encoding DNA polymerase III subunit delta, yielding MAKKNDAVSEYQRILKDLQNKIYKPIYVLMGEESYYIDQITNYIANNLLSEAEKAFNQLIIYGKDVDAGAIINASRKFPMMANYQVVIVKEAQNIRNITDLEVYVQSPQKSTILVIAAKHKALDKRTKFIKRCAEIGEVFESMKLYDSDIPQWVNLYLKARGIGINEKAAFLIKEYLGNDLSKIANELEKLIITLPEGSKTITDDNVVQNIGISKDFNTFELNKAVSTRDFHKALLIADYFKRNPKDNPFVLTIISLFNHFSKVLIYNLLKDKSKDNVAAKLRVNPFFVNDYKLAAQNFNPTKAVAIIALLREYDMKSKGWGGNTSSDGDLLQELILKIFYI